One genomic segment of Pseudomonas sp. RU47 includes these proteins:
- the ycaC gene encoding isochorismate family cysteine hydrolase YcaC, with amino-acid sequence MTTPTYNRLNKDDAIVLLVDHQTGLISLVQDFSPNEFKNNVLALADLAKFFELPTILTTSFEQGPNGPLVPELKEMFPDAPYIARPGQINAWDNEDFVKAIKATGRKQIIIAGVVTDVCVAFPTLSALAEGFDVFVVTDASGTFNTTVQQAAWSRMTQAGAQMMNWFSVACELHRDWRNDIEGLGNLLSQRIPNYRNLMNSYSALTAQQK; translated from the coding sequence ATGACCACTCCAACCTATAACCGCCTGAACAAAGACGACGCCATCGTGCTGCTGGTCGACCACCAGACCGGCCTTATTTCCCTGGTGCAGGACTTCTCGCCAAACGAGTTCAAGAACAACGTGCTGGCCCTGGCCGATCTGGCCAAGTTCTTCGAACTGCCGACCATCCTCACCACCAGCTTCGAACAAGGCCCGAACGGCCCGTTGGTACCGGAACTGAAAGAGATGTTCCCGGACGCGCCGTACATCGCTCGTCCTGGTCAGATCAACGCGTGGGACAACGAAGATTTTGTGAAGGCGATCAAAGCTACCGGTCGCAAGCAGATCATCATTGCCGGTGTGGTCACGGATGTCTGCGTAGCGTTCCCGACCTTGTCGGCGCTGGCGGAGGGGTTTGATGTGTTTGTGGTCACCGATGCCTCCGGCACCTTCAACACCACCGTGCAACAAGCCGCGTGGAGCCGCATGACTCAGGCTGGTGCGCAGATGATGAACTGGTTCTCGGTGGCGTGTGAGTTGCACCGCGACTGGCGCAACGACATTGAAGGCTTGGGTAATCTGCTGTCGCAGCGGATCCCGAATTACCGCAATCTGATGAACAGCTACTCGGCGCTGACCGCACAGCAGAAGTAA